In a genomic window of Halostella litorea:
- the hemC gene encoding hydroxymethylbilane synthase — translation MSTNGTLRLATRGSDLATRQAATVKAALEERRVDAELVEVETEGDRVSDELIHRLGKTGAFVRSLDEKVLAGELDAAVHSMKDMPTDQPDGLVVAGIPERAAPGDALVTPDGRRLEELPEGATVGTSSLRRGAQVRNARSDLTVEPLRGNVDTRIEKLLAPSLQREHEERTEEEKERKGNAGDDYEFPYERTVEEWFDDLSEIERRAMEREVETEYDAIVLAEAGLERSGLAHHVDYQRLPTDEFVPAPGQGALAVTVADDDVAETIHTVLDHPRTRVETTVERSVLSELGGGCVAPIGVHAIIQGEYVHTAVQVFDRAGEESVTATRDLPVERHAEAARAFARDLAERGADDLIAAARREDDEQTAAKREE, via the coding sequence ATGAGTACGAACGGGACGCTCCGACTGGCGACGCGGGGCTCTGACCTCGCCACCCGCCAGGCGGCGACGGTGAAGGCGGCGCTTGAGGAGCGCCGCGTCGACGCCGAACTGGTGGAGGTGGAGACGGAGGGCGACCGGGTGAGCGACGAACTCATCCACCGCCTCGGCAAGACCGGCGCGTTCGTCCGGAGTTTAGACGAGAAGGTGCTGGCCGGCGAACTCGACGCCGCCGTCCACTCGATGAAGGACATGCCGACCGACCAGCCCGACGGCCTCGTCGTCGCGGGCATCCCGGAGCGGGCCGCGCCGGGCGACGCGCTCGTGACGCCGGACGGCCGCCGACTGGAGGAACTGCCCGAGGGCGCGACCGTCGGCACGTCGAGCCTCCGCCGGGGCGCGCAGGTCCGCAACGCGCGGTCGGACCTGACCGTCGAACCCCTCCGGGGCAACGTCGACACGCGGATCGAGAAGCTCCTCGCCCCGAGCCTCCAGCGCGAGCACGAGGAGCGCACCGAGGAGGAGAAAGAGCGCAAGGGCAACGCCGGCGACGACTACGAGTTCCCCTACGAGCGCACCGTCGAGGAGTGGTTCGACGACCTGAGCGAGATAGAGCGCCGCGCGATGGAACGGGAGGTCGAGACGGAGTACGACGCCATCGTGCTCGCCGAGGCGGGCCTCGAACGGAGCGGCCTCGCACACCACGTCGACTACCAGCGGCTCCCGACCGACGAGTTCGTCCCCGCGCCCGGCCAGGGCGCGCTCGCGGTTACGGTCGCCGACGACGACGTGGCCGAGACGATACACACCGTGCTCGACCACCCGCGGACCCGCGTCGAGACAACCGTCGAGCGCTCCGTCCTCTCGGAGCTGGGCGGCGGCTGCGTCGCCCCCATCGGCGTCCACGCGATCATTCAGGGCGAGTACGTCCACACTGCGGTGCAGGTGTTCGACCGCGCGGGCGAGGAGAGCGTGACAGCGACCAGGGACCTGCCCGTCGAGCGCCACGCCGAGGCCGCGCGGGCGTTCGCCCGCGACCTCGCCGAGCGGGGGGCCGACGACCTGATCGCCGCTGCGCGGCGCGAGGACGACGAGCAAACCGCGGCCAAGCGCGAGGAATGA
- a CDS encoding uroporphyrinogen-III synthase, giving the protein MTRDVRAAVFRPDDERIDEAVELLDSLGADPVPDPMLAVEPTGETPAPGDYVVMTSKTGVELVAEWGWEPGDATLVAIGERTARAMREAGWEVDLVPDEYSSAGLVRALEADVADARVEVARSDHGSDVLTDGLADAGAEVHETVLYRLVRPAGSGESAELAAGGELDAVIFTSSLTVEHFLDAAADRGVREEAVAGLDDAVVGVIGEPTRETAESHGVAVDVVPENASFEALATETVEEAAPSYRE; this is encoded by the coding sequence GTGACCCGCGACGTCCGCGCGGCCGTCTTCCGCCCCGACGACGAGCGGATCGACGAGGCCGTCGAACTGCTGGACTCGCTCGGCGCGGACCCGGTCCCGGACCCGATGCTCGCCGTCGAGCCGACCGGCGAGACGCCCGCTCCGGGCGACTACGTCGTCATGACGAGCAAGACCGGCGTCGAACTCGTCGCGGAGTGGGGGTGGGAGCCCGGCGACGCGACGCTGGTCGCCATCGGCGAGCGCACCGCCCGCGCCATGCGCGAGGCCGGGTGGGAGGTCGACCTGGTCCCCGACGAGTACTCGTCGGCCGGCCTCGTCCGCGCGCTCGAAGCCGACGTCGCCGACGCCCGCGTTGAGGTGGCCCGGAGCGACCACGGCAGCGACGTGCTCACCGACGGCCTCGCCGACGCCGGCGCGGAGGTACACGAGACCGTCCTCTACCGCCTCGTCCGCCCGGCGGGGAGCGGCGAGTCGGCGGAACTGGCCGCCGGCGGCGAACTCGACGCCGTCATCTTCACCTCGTCGCTCACGGTCGAGCACTTCCTCGACGCCGCCGCCGACCGGGGCGTCCGGGAGGAGGCGGTGGCGGGGCTCGACGACGCCGTCGTCGGGGTCATCGGCGAGCCGACGCGGGAAACCGCCGAATCCCACGGCGTCGCGGTCGACGTGGTACCCGAGAACGCGTCGTTCGAGGCGCTGGCGACCGAGACGGTCGAGGAGGCCGCGCCGAGCTACCGGGAGTGA
- the cobA gene encoding uroporphyrinogen-III C-methyltransferase, translated as MTGTVYLVGSGPGDPELLTVRAARLIDEADVVLHDKLPGPEIIERIPAEKREDVGKRAGGERTPQSEINQRLIDLAEAGEDVVRLKGGDPFVFGRGGEEMEYLAERGVPFEVVPGVTSAVGAAGVAGIPVTHRDHASSVSFVTGHEDPTKPESAVDWGALAATGGTIVVLMGVGRLPDYTRALREAGKAPETPVALVERGTWPDMRVATGTLETIVDARDEHSIEPPAITVIGEVAASRDRVVEFLRGRGGDGGPADPSDADGGDTA; from the coding sequence ATGACCGGGACCGTCTACCTCGTCGGGAGCGGTCCCGGCGACCCGGAACTGCTTACCGTCCGCGCGGCCCGCCTGATCGACGAGGCCGACGTCGTCCTCCACGACAAGCTCCCCGGCCCGGAGATCATCGAGCGGATCCCCGCGGAGAAACGCGAGGACGTGGGCAAGCGCGCCGGCGGCGAGCGCACGCCCCAGTCCGAGATCAACCAGCGCCTCATCGACCTGGCCGAGGCGGGCGAGGACGTGGTCCGCCTGAAGGGCGGCGACCCGTTCGTCTTCGGCCGCGGCGGCGAGGAGATGGAGTACCTCGCCGAGCGCGGGGTCCCCTTCGAGGTCGTACCGGGCGTGACGAGCGCCGTCGGCGCGGCCGGCGTCGCGGGCATCCCCGTCACTCACCGCGACCACGCCTCCAGCGTCTCCTTCGTCACGGGCCACGAGGACCCGACGAAGCCGGAGTCCGCGGTCGACTGGGGGGCGCTTGCGGCCACCGGCGGCACTATCGTCGTCCTGATGGGCGTCGGCAGGCTGCCGGACTACACCCGGGCGCTCCGCGAGGCGGGCAAGGCCCCCGAGACCCCCGTCGCGCTGGTCGAGCGCGGCACCTGGCCCGACATGCGCGTCGCGACCGGCACGCTCGAAACGATCGTCGACGCCCGCGACGAACACAGCATCGAACCGCCCGCGATCACCGTGATCGGCGAGGTGGCGGCGAGCCGCGACCGCGTCGTCGAGTTCCTGCGGGGGCGGGGCGGCGACGGCGGTCCCGCAGACCCCAGCGACGCCGACGGCGGTGATACCGCGTGA
- a CDS encoding conditioned medium-induced protein 4 yields the protein MDEKTEELRDIFIDVTDEETVTESQEETPGSLTDETEGVEDRLRSVVSRMRERYEFGTDLGDGDLVTLVELFYDGESDATIARELDVSRKVAFRARLDLHLVRDRDTDAPFDLAALRERLTDDPSTAELADEFDVSESTVRRYRRVVRAQNESRGANDRYRDEFDRLLADGDLSGGLTEDVQEDGLADATEGMETDVDF from the coding sequence ATGGACGAAAAAACGGAGGAGCTCCGGGACATCTTCATCGACGTCACCGACGAGGAGACGGTGACGGAGTCCCAGGAGGAGACGCCCGGCTCCCTGACCGACGAGACGGAGGGGGTCGAGGACCGCCTGCGGAGCGTGGTATCGCGGATGCGGGAGCGGTACGAGTTCGGGACGGACCTCGGCGACGGCGACCTGGTGACGCTCGTCGAACTGTTCTACGACGGCGAGAGCGACGCCACCATCGCACGCGAGTTAGACGTCTCGCGGAAGGTCGCGTTCCGCGCCCGCCTCGACCTCCACCTCGTCCGCGACCGCGACACCGACGCCCCCTTCGACCTGGCCGCCCTCCGGGAGCGGCTCACGGACGACCCGAGCACCGCCGAACTCGCCGACGAGTTCGACGTCAGCGAGTCGACGGTCCGCCGGTACCGCCGCGTCGTCCGCGCGCAAAACGAGTCGCGGGGGGCCAACGACCGCTACCGCGACGAGTTCGACCGCCTGCTCGCCGACGGCGACCTCTCCGGGGGCCTGACCGAGGACGTCCAGGAGGACGGTCTGGCCGACGCGACCGAGGGGATGGAGACGGACGTGGACTTCTAG
- a CDS encoding energy-coupling factor ABC transporter ATP-binding protein, with product MIEARDLVHRYGDARAVDGVSLTVDDGEFLVLAGANGSGKTTLVRHFNGLLTPDGGEVLVDGTPATEDPVAARTRVGMVFQNPRDCFVAATVGADVAFGPENLGLDRAEIDRRVDEALAAVDMAGRRDDRIGSLSGGEQARVAIAGALAMEPAHLVLDEPFAGLDDPARRSVLDRLAALHDGGTGVVVVTHDLRDVGTLADRIVALADGRVAVDAPPDGAAAELSGVDVRVPW from the coding sequence ATGATCGAGGCACGGGACCTGGTCCACCGCTACGGCGACGCGCGGGCGGTCGACGGCGTCTCCCTGACCGTCGACGACGGGGAGTTCCTCGTCCTCGCGGGCGCGAACGGCAGCGGCAAGACGACGCTCGTCCGGCACTTCAACGGCTTGCTGACGCCCGACGGGGGCGAGGTGCTGGTCGACGGGACGCCCGCGACCGAGGACCCCGTCGCCGCGCGGACGCGCGTCGGGATGGTCTTCCAGAACCCGCGTGACTGTTTCGTCGCCGCGACGGTCGGCGCGGACGTCGCCTTCGGCCCGGAGAACCTCGGACTGGACCGGGCGGAGATAGACCGCCGGGTGGACGAGGCGCTCGCGGCCGTCGACATGGCCGGGCGTCGCGACGACCGGATCGGGTCGCTGTCCGGCGGCGAGCAGGCGCGGGTGGCCATCGCCGGCGCGCTCGCGATGGAGCCGGCCCACCTCGTCCTCGACGAGCCGTTCGCCGGGCTCGACGACCCGGCGCGGCGGTCGGTACTGGACCGGCTGGCGGCGCTGCACGACGGCGGGACCGGCGTCGTCGTCGTCACGCACGACCTCCGGGACGTGGGCACGCTGGCCGACCGGATCGTCGCGCTCGCCGACGGTCGGGTCGCCGTCGACGCGCCGCCGGACGGGGCGGCCGCGGAACTGTCCGGTGTCGACGTGCGCGTCCCATGGTGA
- a CDS encoding (Fe-S)-binding protein — MTFVAQSGDAVTRETFWTISGVGEVLFYYLAAVAVLVFLYGVYDRVARYARGADDPFDRLDDLPGRVLAATRTVFSNVNQFDRDLYGGLMHAFIFWGFLTLLIGTTILGIDMDIARKVGESFWTGDFYLAYSLTMDAMGLLFVVGIGMALYRRYWVRNERLWGKHTGPEDHLFVWALFVLGVGGYLTEGLRILGTGFPDFETVSFVGWFVADVFALAGMSESLAVDLYWWAWWSHALVALAFVAAIPYAKPFHMLSSYANVVARDDQAGKRLPGVPDDASPEEIGYTGVEDFTWKDRLDQDACTKCGRCSSVCPAKASGRPLDPRDVILDLKAYREALGAGDAEEQPIIADGGTSVINSETMESCMACMACMDACPVDIEHLKQFTEMNRRLTESGQMDANVQDAMMNVFQNGNTFGDPERKRPDWTDDLDFDVPDARDQPVEYVWYVGDYPSYDERNRRIARALATVFERAGVDYGILYEDEQTAGNDVRRVGEEGLYEMLVEDNAAAIQDCEFESIVCTDPHAYNTFANEYPEFDACEWTGHDVFHYTQVVADLAERGALGLDGTELDYTVTYHDPCHLGRYNDVFEAPRELVRATGADLFEMPRNRSDSFCCGGGGGGLWMEVEEETKPSEERLREALEDTDAGDAVEKFVVACPMCATMYEDGRKTGGYEDDIEVVGLTELLAEAIGADGRASVSA, encoded by the coding sequence ATGACATTCGTGGCCCAGTCGGGGGACGCGGTCACGCGGGAGACGTTCTGGACCATCAGCGGGGTCGGGGAGGTGCTGTTTTACTACCTCGCTGCGGTGGCGGTCCTCGTGTTCCTCTACGGCGTCTACGACCGCGTCGCCCGCTACGCCCGCGGCGCGGACGACCCGTTCGACCGACTCGACGACCTACCGGGACGCGTCCTCGCAGCGACGAGAACCGTCTTCTCGAACGTCAACCAGTTCGACAGAGATCTGTACGGCGGCCTCATGCACGCGTTCATCTTCTGGGGGTTCCTGACGCTGCTCATCGGGACGACGATTCTGGGCATCGACATGGACATCGCCCGCAAGGTCGGCGAGTCGTTCTGGACCGGCGACTTCTATCTCGCCTACTCCCTGACGATGGACGCCATGGGCCTGCTCTTTGTCGTCGGCATCGGCATGGCCCTCTACCGGCGCTACTGGGTCCGCAACGAGCGCCTCTGGGGCAAACACACCGGCCCCGAGGACCATCTGTTCGTCTGGGCGCTGTTCGTCCTCGGCGTCGGCGGCTACCTCACTGAAGGCCTTCGCATCCTCGGCACCGGCTTCCCCGACTTCGAAACCGTCAGTTTCGTCGGCTGGTTCGTCGCCGACGTGTTCGCCCTCGCCGGCATGAGCGAATCGCTGGCCGTCGACCTCTACTGGTGGGCCTGGTGGTCACACGCCTTGGTCGCGCTGGCCTTCGTCGCCGCCATCCCCTACGCCAAACCCTTCCACATGCTCTCCTCCTACGCCAACGTCGTCGCCCGCGACGACCAGGCCGGCAAACGCCTGCCCGGTGTCCCCGACGACGCCAGCCCCGAGGAGATCGGCTACACGGGCGTCGAGGACTTCACCTGGAAGGATCGCCTCGACCAGGACGCCTGTACGAAATGCGGCCGCTGTTCGTCGGTCTGCCCCGCGAAGGCTTCCGGCCGCCCGCTCGACCCCCGCGACGTCATCCTCGACCTCAAAGCCTACCGCGAGGCCCTGGGTGCCGGCGACGCCGAGGAACAGCCGATCATCGCCGACGGCGGGACGAGCGTGATCAACAGCGAGACGATGGAGTCCTGCATGGCGTGTATGGCCTGCATGGACGCCTGTCCGGTCGACATCGAGCACCTCAAGCAGTTCACGGAGATGAACCGGCGGCTGACCGAGTCCGGCCAGATGGACGCCAACGTCCAGGACGCCATGATGAACGTGTTCCAGAACGGCAACACGTTCGGCGACCCCGAGCGCAAGCGCCCCGACTGGACCGACGACCTCGACTTCGACGTGCCCGACGCCCGCGACCAGCCGGTCGAGTACGTCTGGTACGTCGGCGACTACCCCAGTTACGACGAGCGCAACCGCCGGATCGCCCGCGCGCTGGCGACCGTCTTCGAACGCGCCGGCGTCGACTACGGCATCCTCTACGAGGACGAACAGACCGCCGGCAACGACGTCCGTCGCGTCGGCGAGGAAGGCCTCTACGAGATGCTCGTCGAGGACAACGCGGCCGCCATCCAGGACTGCGAGTTCGAAAGCATCGTCTGTACGGACCCCCACGCGTACAACACGTTCGCGAACGAGTACCCCGAGTTCGACGCCTGCGAGTGGACCGGCCACGACGTGTTCCACTACACCCAGGTCGTCGCGGACCTGGCCGAACGGGGCGCGCTCGGCCTCGACGGAACGGAACTGGACTACACGGTCACCTACCACGACCCGTGTCATCTCGGGCGGTACAACGACGTGTTCGAGGCACCGCGCGAGTTGGTGCGGGCGACCGGCGCGGACCTGTTCGAGATGCCGCGGAACCGGTCGGACTCGTTCTGTTGCGGCGGTGGTGGCGGCGGCCTCTGGATGGAAGTTGAGGAGGAGACGAAACCGAGCGAGGAGCGCCTGCGCGAGGCCCTGGAGGACACGGACGCGGGCGACGCGGTCGAGAAGTTCGTCGTCGCCTGCCCGATGTGCGCGACGATGTACGAGGACGGGCGCAAGACCGGCGGCTACGAGGACGACATCGAGGTCGTCGGCCTGACCGAACTCCTCGCCGAGGCGATCGGCGCGGACGGGCGGGCTTCGGTGTCGGCCTGA
- a CDS encoding DUF5518 domain-containing protein, with amino-acid sequence MTDWRAIGIGFLVGLTVAVIGLALPVIGQIGGGLIGGFIAGYLAGGGLGSGAWHGLLAGAFGGLLVAVFVFVGATFLGVTVTEPVNAIVGGAGLSLVVVFLAALFALDSALAGAIGGALRG; translated from the coding sequence ATGACCGACTGGCGAGCGATCGGTATCGGCTTTCTCGTCGGGCTGACGGTCGCGGTCATCGGCCTCGCGCTCCCCGTCATCGGCCAGATCGGCGGCGGGCTGATCGGGGGGTTCATCGCCGGCTACCTCGCGGGCGGCGGGCTGGGCAGCGGCGCGTGGCACGGCCTGCTCGCCGGCGCGTTCGGCGGCCTGCTCGTCGCCGTGTTCGTGTTCGTCGGGGCGACGTTCCTCGGCGTGACGGTCACGGAGCCGGTCAACGCCATCGTCGGCGGGGCCGGCCTCTCGCTGGTCGTCGTGTTCCTCGCGGCCCTGTTCGCGCTGGACAGCGCGCTCGCCGGGGCGATCGGCGGCGCGCTTCGGGGATGA
- a CDS encoding DUF5783 family protein produces MAEFDPEKFEDKYANYYTELQRAYRNAFERMNDRYDSELVHAIDQQVLNESEPFYEGDGEFRVEVPENPTERIQGVIAADDKVEGVLDRYVEEIEAELQRVFGFAEE; encoded by the coding sequence ATGGCCGAGTTCGACCCCGAGAAGTTCGAGGACAAGTACGCCAACTACTACACCGAGCTTCAGCGGGCGTACAGGAACGCCTTCGAGCGGATGAACGACCGGTACGACTCGGAACTCGTCCACGCCATCGACCAGCAGGTGCTGAACGAGAGCGAGCCGTTCTACGAGGGCGACGGCGAGTTCCGCGTGGAGGTGCCCGAGAACCCGACCGAGCGCATCCAGGGCGTCATCGCGGCCGACGACAAGGTCGAGGGCGTGCTGGACCGCTACGTCGAGGAGATAGAGGCCGAACTGCAGCGCGTGTTCGGGTTCGCGGAGGAGTAG
- a CDS encoding energy-coupling factor transporter transmembrane component T family protein, with protein MVTYEPGSSLAHGFDPRAKLAFQVGFAAAAFAYISPRGLAASTALALAALAAAGLSPLRALAAFRFPLLLLAVAPVFAAVRLGPPWVDPGAAADSARLAYRVVPVLLVSAAYVRTTPVRESRAALQRVVPGKAGRVLGAGVAITIRFFPVLLADLRRIREASAARLGTERPLRERLRTVALAGVGRAFDRADRLALALRARCFSWNATLPALSFRWRDGALCLLALALALSPLL; from the coding sequence ATGGTGACCTACGAGCCGGGGTCGTCGCTCGCCCACGGCTTCGACCCGCGGGCGAAGCTGGCGTTTCAGGTCGGCTTCGCCGCCGCGGCGTTCGCCTATATCTCCCCGCGGGGGCTGGCGGCGTCGACCGCGCTCGCGCTCGCGGCGCTTGCGGCGGCGGGGCTGTCGCCGCTCCGGGCGCTCGCCGCGTTCCGGTTCCCCCTCCTGCTGCTCGCCGTCGCCCCCGTCTTCGCGGCAGTCAGGCTCGGGCCGCCGTGGGTCGACCCCGGTGCGGCGGCCGACTCGGCGCGGCTCGCCTACCGCGTCGTCCCCGTCTTGCTCGTCAGCGCCGCGTACGTCCGGACGACGCCGGTCCGCGAGTCGCGGGCGGCGCTCCAGCGCGTCGTACCGGGGAAGGCGGGCCGCGTGCTGGGCGCGGGCGTCGCCATCACGATCCGGTTTTTCCCGGTGCTGCTGGCCGACCTGCGCCGGATCCGGGAGGCGTCGGCCGCCCGCCTCGGCACCGAGCGGCCGCTCCGCGAGCGGCTTCGAACCGTCGCGCTGGCGGGCGTCGGCCGGGCGTTCGACCGCGCCGACCGCCTCGCGCTCGCACTGCGCGCCCGCTGTTTCTCGTGGAACGCGACGCTCCCGGCCCTCTCCTTCCGGTGGCGGGACGGCGCTCTCTGCCTGCTGGCGCTCGCGCTCGCGCTGTCGCCACTCCTGTAA
- a CDS encoding biotin transporter BioY, whose amino-acid sequence MSTDTDSVELVDDLTVGYVAQAALLAAFVGAGAYVSFPLPFSSVPVTLQVLGVFLAGIVLGPVWGAASMVLYLAVGAIGVPVFAGGGAGVGTLLGPTGGYLWSYPVAAALIGGVVHRGIDLRDPATVSVPVVAAALVAGTVVIYAFGVAGLVAVAGYGVAEAVSVGALVFAPGEAVKIAAATAVARSGQLPTR is encoded by the coding sequence ATGAGCACGGACACGGACTCGGTCGAACTGGTCGACGACCTGACGGTCGGCTACGTCGCGCAGGCGGCGCTTTTGGCGGCGTTCGTCGGCGCGGGGGCGTACGTGTCGTTCCCGCTGCCGTTCTCCTCGGTGCCGGTGACGCTGCAGGTGCTCGGCGTCTTCCTGGCGGGCATCGTCCTCGGCCCCGTGTGGGGGGCGGCCTCGATGGTGCTGTACCTCGCCGTCGGCGCGATCGGCGTGCCGGTGTTCGCGGGCGGCGGCGCTGGCGTCGGGACGTTGCTGGGGCCGACGGGCGGCTACCTCTGGTCGTACCCGGTCGCCGCGGCGCTGATCGGCGGCGTCGTCCACCGCGGCATCGACCTCCGGGACCCGGCGACGGTGTCGGTGCCGGTCGTCGCGGCCGCGCTGGTCGCCGGCACGGTCGTGATCTACGCGTTCGGCGTCGCGGGGCTCGTGGCGGTCGCGGGGTACGGCGTCGCGGAGGCCGTCAGCGTCGGGGCGCTGGTGTTCGCCCCGGGCGAGGCGGTGAAGATCGCCGCGGCGACGGCCGTCGCCCGCAGCGGCCAGCTGCCGACGCGATGA
- a CDS encoding single-stranded-DNA-specific exonuclease RecJ, whose translation MDAPVPALADRAAACADRLRAADAVLLASHIDADGLTSAGIAATALERAGIPFETVFSKQLDEAEIASIAATDYDTVLFTDFGSGQLGIIAEHEAAGDFVPVIADHHRPADAETEHHLNPLLFGIDGASELSGAGASYVLARALEPESGDNRDLAALAVVGAVGDMQATDGELVGANAGIVAEGEAAGVLDTGTDLALYGKQTRPLPKLLEYATDVRIPGISNDGNGALRFLDSLDLDLKSGGEWRRWADLSDDEKQTVASALVQRAVESGVPPGKVDDLVGTTYTLTAEAPGTELRDASEFSTLLNATARYERADVGLAVCLGDRADALDRAQTLLANHRRNLSEGLEWVKEEGVTREEHLQWFDAGDRIRETIVGIVAGMAVGTPGVDRGRPIVAFAEKEADDGTVEVKVSARGTPRMTSRGLDLSDVMTEASRAVGGDGGGHDVAAGATIPDGTRLEFVERADELVGEQLS comes from the coding sequence ATGGACGCACCCGTCCCCGCGCTGGCCGACCGCGCGGCCGCCTGCGCCGACCGCCTCCGGGCCGCCGACGCGGTGTTGCTGGCCTCGCACATCGACGCGGACGGCCTGACGAGCGCCGGCATCGCGGCGACCGCGCTGGAGCGGGCCGGGATCCCCTTCGAGACCGTCTTCAGCAAGCAACTCGACGAGGCCGAGATAGCCAGCATCGCCGCCACCGACTACGACACCGTCCTGTTCACGGACTTCGGCAGCGGCCAACTGGGGATCATCGCGGAACACGAGGCCGCGGGCGATTTCGTCCCCGTCATCGCCGACCACCACCGGCCGGCCGACGCCGAGACCGAGCACCACCTCAACCCCCTCCTGTTCGGCATCGACGGCGCGAGCGAACTGTCCGGCGCGGGCGCGAGCTACGTCCTCGCACGGGCGCTGGAACCCGAAAGCGGCGACAATCGCGACCTCGCCGCCCTCGCGGTCGTCGGCGCGGTCGGCGATATGCAGGCGACCGACGGCGAACTCGTCGGCGCGAACGCCGGCATCGTCGCGGAGGGCGAGGCCGCGGGGGTGCTCGACACCGGTACCGACCTCGCGCTGTACGGGAAACAGACCCGCCCGCTCCCGAAGCTGCTGGAGTACGCCACCGACGTGCGGATCCCCGGGATCTCCAACGACGGGAACGGCGCGCTGCGGTTCCTCGACTCCCTCGACCTCGACCTGAAATCGGGGGGCGAGTGGCGGCGCTGGGCGGACCTCTCCGACGACGAGAAGCAGACGGTCGCCAGCGCGCTCGTCCAGCGGGCCGTCGAGTCCGGCGTCCCGCCCGGCAAGGTCGACGACCTCGTCGGCACGACGTACACGCTCACCGCCGAAGCGCCCGGCACGGAACTGCGGGACGCCAGCGAGTTCTCCACGCTCCTGAACGCGACCGCCCGCTACGAGCGGGCCGACGTGGGGCTGGCGGTCTGTCTGGGCGACCGGGCCGACGCGCTCGACCGCGCGCAGACGCTGCTCGCGAACCACCGCCGCAACCTCTCCGAGGGGCTGGAGTGGGTGAAAGAGGAGGGCGTCACCCGCGAGGAGCACCTCCAGTGGTTCGACGCGGGCGACCGCATCCGCGAGACCATCGTCGGCATCGTCGCCGGCATGGCCGTCGGGACGCCCGGCGTCGACCGCGGCCGCCCCATCGTCGCCTTCGCGGAGAAGGAGGCCGACGACGGCACCGTCGAGGTCAAAGTGTCCGCCCGCGGCACGCCCCGCATGACCAGCCGGGGGCTGGACCTCTCGGACGTGATGACCGAGGCGTCCCGCGCGGTCGGCGGCGACGGCGGCGGGCACGACGTCGCCGCGGGCGCGACGATCCCAGACGGGACCCGCCTCGAGTTCGTCGAGCGCGCCGACGAACTGGTCGGCGAGCAGCTCTCCTGA